The genomic segment TCTTTGCAGTCTCTGTGGCAACTTTGTTTGCTGGACATACAAAGAAGTAATCGCCCCAGGCCTGGGACAAGGCAGACCGATACCGTGCTGGGCTCTCTGGTTCCACTTTGCTGTACGTCTGAGCGATGGCTTGGATGAAGTCATCGGTTGCATTGCGTACACTCATCTTCAGCCCCTCCAGCAGCTGCTCCCAAGTCAAAAGGGTGTTGTTGAACATACGTAAGAAAGGACCACCATAGAGGATAAAGACGGACCCTTCGTCAGAGGTGGTACCAATCATAATAGGTTTAGACTGAAATCGCCTGGACTCCACCAATTTCTGTGGGTCATCAGGAAGAAAATCTCCATCTGTCGTTGGCACAAAGGGAAGGTTCAAAACAATCGTGGGATCCACAACTGAGAACAGGTAGGTTTGGAATTCTTCCATTCCCTTTTCCTGCAAGCAATTCACTATGGCACTGCTCTCATTCTGTGCACAGCCCATCAGCTGGGCCAAGACCAGAGCTCTCCTCTTTGCCTCCTCAAGACTCACCCAAGCCCAGGGTGGAATGGCCGTCCCACTCTGCAGCACAGCACGGTCAAAGAGAGGCTGACTCCCTGGTGAAAGGAGGTGATAGCTGACAGATGCTCCTCCAGCACTCTCGCCAAAAATGGTTATCCGAGTAGGGTCTCCTCCAAAGGCAGCTGCATTCTCCCTCACCCATCTCAGGGCCAACTGCTGGTCGAATAGGCCCAAGTTTCCTGGGGCGGCTGGTGGTAATGAAAGGAAGCCTAGAGCTCCCAGGCGGTAATTCATGGAGACCACAATGACGTTCTCGGTGGCAGCTAAGAATGCCCCATCATATATAACCAGGGAAGTTGTGCCAACAAGAAAACCTCCACCATAGATCCA from the Euleptes europaea isolate rEulEur1 chromosome 1, rEulEur1.hap1, whole genome shotgun sequence genome contains:
- the LOC130492984 gene encoding cholinesterase-like; translated protein: MPSLLLWSLSFLVLSLQESKSSADDDTVLVTSSGPIQGKHLPAGSKAVTAYLGIPYAEAPVGKFRFQKPVPHKPWSHILEATNYGNSCPQTVLSGYADAETWTANTPCSEDCLFLNVWVPNPRPSTPAAVLVWIYGGGFLVGTTSLVIYDGAFLAATENVIVVSMNYRLGALGFLSLPPAAPGNLGLFDQQLALRWVRENAAAFGGDPTRITIFGESAGGASVSYHLLSPGSQPLFDRAVLQSGTAIPPWAWVSLEEAKRRALVLAQLMGCAQNESSAIVNCLQEKGMEEFQTYLFSVVDPTIVLNLPFVPTTDGDFLPDDPQKLVESRRFQSKPIMIGTTSDEGSVFILYGGPFLRMFNNTLLTWEQLLEGLKMSVRNATDDFIQAIAQTYSKVEPESPARYRSALSQAWGDYFFVCPANKVATETAKTGSPVYAYTFTHRSTGSVWPEWMGSNHGSEVPYLFGTLTLIPGTNETHTEAELALIPRVMRYWAEFARSSNPTPSDVGETKWPLYNPAEQNFFRISTEPPQVMKPSPARHCGFWKMFLSEASSPRQTPKDSVPSSPEGNRKQEL